In one window of Hymenobacter nivis DNA:
- a CDS encoding penicillin acylase family protein gives MRPTFILPFLLALGALTQARAQAFTPAEVARWKLQARQVAVTRDTWGVPHINGKTDADAVFGALYTQCEDDFARVEDNYLTALGRRAEVDGEKALYEDLRARLFMDSTQAIGVYGRSPLWMKSLLNAFAAGTNYYLATHLAVHPRRIRRFQPWMPLLFTEGSIGGNVSVVPVDRLKAFYSQQKPTSWQGPRPAVEGEGFDRSSVGSNGFAIAPAKSASGHALLLINPHTSFYFRSEMQLTSAAGLNAYGAVTWGQFFIYQGFNAKCGWMHTSSSADSMDEYLETVTEKDGKYYYQYDGQALPVRAQPVTLAYVKDGQLLRRKFVGYHTPHGPVVGLQDGKWITVKMMDAPLAALEQSYLRTKATDYASFKEVMRLNGNASNNTVFADAKGTIAYWHGNFMPRRPAGPDWSQPVDGSTKATEWQGLHPVEDIVQVRNPASGFLQNCNSTPFTVAGPGSSPDPAKYPTYMAPEPDNYRGLNAVRVLSRRQSFTLDTLIAAADDPHLAGFEKLLPAALRDCQLLLDAASDAPLPAGVKAAMPVLRAWNLNYSATSVAQTVAIYWAERMQRLARPRVPAGQTLDYITFTQFVIDHVTPEEKAAALGETLAELTRDFGRWDVAWGEVNRYQRLTGKIDETYDDAQPSLPVAFTSSAWGSLAAFGARTAPNTKRRYGYVGNSFVAVVEFGPRVVARSVVTGGQDSRPGAPHFTDQAPLYTQGKFKDVWFYPEDVAKHVERRYHPGE, from the coding sequence CCTGTACACGCAGTGCGAGGACGACTTTGCGCGGGTGGAGGACAACTACCTCACCGCCCTGGGCCGCCGCGCCGAGGTGGACGGCGAAAAAGCCCTCTACGAAGACCTGCGGGCCCGGCTGTTTATGGATAGTACCCAGGCCATCGGCGTGTACGGCCGCAGCCCGCTGTGGATGAAGAGCCTGCTCAACGCCTTTGCCGCCGGTACCAACTACTACCTAGCCACTCACCTCGCGGTGCACCCGCGGCGCATCCGCCGCTTCCAGCCCTGGATGCCGCTGCTCTTCACCGAGGGTAGCATTGGGGGCAACGTGAGCGTGGTGCCAGTGGATCGCCTCAAGGCCTTCTACAGCCAGCAGAAGCCCACCTCGTGGCAGGGGCCCCGGCCGGCGGTGGAAGGGGAGGGCTTCGACCGCAGCTCGGTGGGCTCGAACGGCTTTGCCATTGCGCCGGCCAAAAGCGCCTCGGGCCACGCCCTGCTGCTGATTAACCCGCACACCTCGTTCTACTTCCGCTCCGAAATGCAGCTGACGAGCGCCGCCGGCCTCAACGCCTACGGCGCCGTAACGTGGGGGCAGTTCTTCATCTACCAGGGCTTTAACGCCAAGTGCGGCTGGATGCACACCTCCAGCTCCGCCGACTCGATGGACGAGTACCTGGAAACGGTGACGGAAAAGGACGGGAAATACTATTACCAGTACGACGGCCAAGCGCTGCCCGTGCGCGCCCAGCCCGTCACGCTGGCTTATGTGAAAGACGGCCAGCTGCTGCGCCGCAAGTTCGTGGGCTACCACACGCCCCACGGCCCCGTGGTGGGCTTGCAAGACGGCAAATGGATAACGGTAAAGATGATGGATGCCCCGCTCGCCGCCCTCGAGCAGTCGTACCTGCGTACCAAGGCCACCGACTACGCCAGCTTTAAGGAGGTGATGCGCCTGAACGGCAACGCCTCCAACAACACGGTGTTTGCCGACGCCAAGGGCACCATTGCCTACTGGCACGGCAACTTCATGCCCCGCCGCCCCGCCGGCCCCGACTGGAGCCAGCCCGTGGACGGCAGCACCAAGGCCACCGAGTGGCAGGGCCTGCACCCGGTGGAGGACATTGTGCAGGTGCGCAACCCCGCCAGCGGCTTCCTGCAAAACTGCAATTCCACGCCCTTCACCGTGGCGGGCCCCGGCAGCAGCCCCGACCCGGCCAAGTACCCCACCTACATGGCTCCCGAGCCCGACAACTACCGGGGCCTCAACGCCGTGCGGGTGCTGAGCCGGCGCCAATCCTTCACCCTCGATACGCTCATCGCCGCCGCCGACGACCCGCACCTGGCCGGCTTCGAGAAGCTGTTGCCGGCCGCCCTGCGCGACTGCCAGCTGCTGCTCGACGCGGCCAGCGACGCGCCGCTGCCCGCCGGCGTGAAAGCAGCCATGCCCGTGCTGCGCGCCTGGAACCTGAACTACAGCGCCACCTCGGTGGCCCAAACGGTGGCCATTTACTGGGCCGAGCGCATGCAACGCCTGGCCCGCCCCCGCGTACCAGCCGGCCAAACGCTGGATTACATCACCTTCACGCAGTTCGTCATCGACCACGTCACGCCCGAAGAAAAAGCCGCCGCCCTGGGCGAAACCCTGGCCGAACTCACCCGCGACTTCGGCCGCTGGGACGTGGCCTGGGGCGAGGTGAACCGCTACCAGCGCCTGACCGGCAAAATCGACGAAACCTACGACGACGCGCAGCCCAGCCTGCCGGTGGCCTTCACCTCGTCGGCCTGGGGCTCGCTGGCGGCCTTTGGCGCCCGTACCGCGCCGAACACCAAGCGGCGCTACGGCTACGTGGGCAACAGCTTCGTGGCGGTGGTGGAGTTTGGGCCCCGCGTGGTGGCCCGCTCGGTCGTGACCGGTGGCCAGGACAGCCGCCCCGGGGCCCCGCACTTCACCGACCAGGCCCCCCTCTACACCCAAGGCAAGTTCAAGGACGTGTGGTTCTACCCCGAAGATGTGGCCAAGCACGTGGAGCGGCGGTACCACCCGGGCGAGTAG
- a CDS encoding type IIG restriction enzyme/methyltransferase yields MLTPVFRTPAQVLNLSFRRQKPTQDELDSFQAARQQLLADLNPAEDEENAKKRIGSFLERVLPGYDFNNRSKRDFVMRRGPATTDPVGVIFEMKHLSKKKEMPTATDLNRRALHQLVYYYMQDRADHSGDTVTHLAITDGHDWYVFDGHDFDRLFWCNAEFKKQFRQFEAGGYTSKKREFFYDDIAQPFLAAMEGELRVAHADLADPAGGLSGQIQLLKLFSATHLLRLPLPGADGNTLNRAFYTELLYLMGLEEVSDKGRKLIRRCAPERRHAAALLENAIEQLRAENLLERLPAAERAAYGSDADPERQCEEIALALCLTWVSRLLFLKLLEGQLRRYHGPQAEAFRFLSPDAVQEYDHLNRLFYRVLNRPVAARGPREQAEFGRVPYLNSTLFEPAALEQATLRISNLDDHLRLPLLAGKAGKSVLAADPQAPASALAYLMRFLEAYDFSSEGGEEVQPQAKALISASVLGLIFEKINGYRDGSFYTPGFVTMYMCRHTLRRAVVRHFAQRYGWAATTLAELRDYVQEQPPAARAGLAAHFATLRVCDPAVGSGHFLVSALNELLVIKSYLRLLRDEEGALPCQLSIDRDELVVQDDDGHFVPYRATYDPATGQRTVGAAFTRLQRALFREKRQLLEHTLFGVDLNPNSVRICRLRLWIELLKHAYYRPEGGFQELEVLPNLDLNIQPGNSLLARFPLGEDLSDIFKDPRYALAAYRDAVAAYFNATGHAAKSELQVFLANLRQHFRATISRRDPLRKRIAALNDDLRRVELDAVPDLFGKIKLREEDAWAQTTVLHKRLEPLETELREREQGTLFRDAFEWRFEFPEILHPDGSFRGFDVVIGNPPYIRQEELAGPFKRHLQQQFVASDNRADLYVYFIELGLKLLAPGGELSFITSNKWLSTGFGLPLRRWLPAHHTLLEYVDFGDLYVFPQTKAYPAILSVRRTAPAEGSHFRAALIPALPPPALEALVATHARQVAQSSLQETGWTLSDAPGQSRLDALKAAGTPLGEYVNGRMYRGILTGLNPAFVITADTRARLVAEDARSAEVIKPFLAGRDLKRYRQPQHESHLILLPSGWTRQQLGWTKNKRGSYSVPPAQPKFATPWEALLASYPAIASYLLPFETAATARSDKGNYWWELRACDYYSLFAGDKIMWKEIATYQEFTLDTGGNYANNKTFFIPGHDLFLLGVLNSASAFFFLQQVTTKMKDNAMAMQIPQVSQLPIPPATVEEQATIAGWVQQVLTAKAADPAADTGALEQRIDAEVARLFGVE; encoded by the coding sequence ATGCTAACCCCCGTTTTCCGCACGCCGGCCCAGGTTCTTAATCTTTCGTTTCGCCGCCAAAAGCCTACCCAGGACGAGCTGGATTCCTTTCAGGCCGCCCGCCAGCAGCTGCTGGCCGACCTGAACCCCGCTGAGGACGAGGAAAATGCTAAGAAGCGCATTGGCTCGTTTCTGGAGCGCGTGCTGCCGGGCTACGACTTCAACAACCGCAGCAAGCGCGACTTCGTGATGCGGCGCGGGCCAGCTACCACCGACCCGGTGGGTGTCATCTTCGAGATGAAGCACCTGAGCAAAAAGAAGGAGATGCCCACCGCTACCGACCTCAACCGGCGGGCCCTGCACCAGCTCGTGTACTACTACATGCAGGACCGCGCCGACCACTCGGGCGACACGGTGACGCACCTCGCCATCACCGACGGGCACGACTGGTACGTGTTCGATGGCCACGACTTCGACCGGCTGTTCTGGTGCAATGCCGAGTTTAAGAAGCAGTTCCGGCAGTTTGAGGCGGGCGGCTACACCAGCAAAAAGCGGGAGTTTTTTTACGACGACATTGCCCAGCCCTTTCTGGCGGCAATGGAGGGCGAGCTGCGCGTGGCCCACGCCGACCTGGCCGACCCGGCGGGCGGCCTCAGCGGGCAGATTCAGCTGCTGAAGCTGTTTTCGGCCACCCACCTGCTGCGGCTGCCCCTGCCGGGAGCCGACGGCAACACCCTCAACCGGGCCTTTTATACCGAGCTGCTCTACCTGATGGGCCTGGAGGAGGTGAGCGACAAGGGCCGCAAGCTCATCCGGCGCTGCGCGCCCGAGCGCCGCCACGCGGCGGCCCTGCTCGAAAACGCCATCGAGCAGCTGCGGGCCGAAAATCTGTTGGAGCGCCTGCCCGCCGCCGAGCGCGCCGCCTACGGTTCCGATGCCGACCCCGAGCGCCAGTGCGAAGAAATAGCCCTGGCCCTGTGCCTCACCTGGGTGAGCCGCCTCTTGTTTTTGAAGCTGCTGGAAGGGCAGCTGCGCCGCTACCACGGGCCGCAGGCCGAGGCGTTCCGGTTTCTCAGCCCCGACGCGGTGCAGGAGTACGACCACCTCAACCGGCTCTTCTACCGGGTGCTGAACCGGCCGGTGGCCGCGCGCGGCCCCCGCGAGCAGGCCGAGTTCGGCCGGGTGCCCTACCTCAACTCCACGCTCTTTGAGCCGGCCGCCCTGGAGCAGGCCACCCTGCGCATCTCCAACCTCGACGACCACCTGCGCCTGCCCCTGCTGGCGGGCAAGGCCGGCAAGTCGGTGCTGGCCGCCGACCCGCAGGCCCCCGCCTCGGCCCTGGCCTACCTCATGCGCTTTCTGGAAGCCTACGATTTTTCGTCGGAGGGCGGCGAGGAGGTGCAGCCCCAGGCCAAGGCCCTCATCTCGGCCTCGGTGCTGGGCCTCATCTTCGAGAAGATAAACGGCTACCGCGACGGCTCGTTCTACACGCCCGGCTTCGTGACCATGTACATGTGCCGCCACACCCTGCGCCGGGCCGTGGTGCGGCACTTCGCCCAGCGCTACGGCTGGGCGGCCACCACCCTGGCCGAGCTGCGCGACTACGTGCAGGAGCAGCCCCCGGCCGCCCGCGCCGGGCTGGCCGCCCACTTCGCCACCCTGCGCGTGTGCGACCCCGCCGTGGGCAGCGGCCACTTCTTGGTGAGCGCCCTCAACGAGCTGCTCGTCATCAAGAGCTACCTGCGCCTGCTGCGCGACGAGGAGGGGGCCCTGCCCTGCCAGCTCAGCATCGACCGCGACGAGCTGGTGGTGCAGGACGACGACGGCCACTTCGTGCCCTACCGCGCCACCTACGACCCGGCCACCGGCCAGCGCACGGTGGGCGCGGCGTTCACGCGCTTGCAGCGGGCCCTGTTTCGGGAGAAGCGCCAGCTGCTGGAGCATACCCTGTTTGGGGTGGACCTCAACCCCAACTCGGTGCGCATTTGCCGGCTGCGCCTCTGGATTGAGCTGCTCAAGCACGCCTACTACCGCCCCGAAGGCGGCTTCCAAGAGCTGGAAGTGCTGCCCAACCTCGACCTCAACATCCAGCCCGGCAACTCGCTGCTGGCCCGCTTCCCGCTGGGCGAAGACCTGAGCGACATTTTCAAAGACCCGCGCTACGCGCTGGCCGCCTACCGGGATGCCGTGGCCGCCTACTTCAACGCCACCGGCCACGCGGCCAAATCCGAGCTACAGGTTTTCCTGGCCAACCTGCGCCAGCACTTCCGCGCCACCATCTCGCGCCGCGACCCGCTGCGCAAGCGCATCGCGGCCCTCAACGACGACCTGCGCCGCGTGGAGCTGGACGCGGTGCCCGACCTGTTTGGCAAAATCAAGCTGCGCGAGGAAGATGCCTGGGCCCAAACCACCGTGCTGCACAAGCGCCTCGAACCCCTCGAAACTGAGCTGCGCGAGCGCGAGCAGGGCACGCTGTTCCGCGATGCCTTCGAGTGGCGCTTCGAGTTTCCCGAGATTCTGCACCCGGATGGCTCGTTCCGGGGGTTTGACGTAGTGATTGGCAACCCGCCGTACATCCGGCAGGAAGAACTGGCCGGGCCGTTTAAGCGGCACTTACAGCAGCAGTTTGTGGCCTCCGACAACCGGGCCGACCTCTACGTGTACTTTATTGAGCTGGGGTTGAAGCTGCTGGCCCCCGGCGGCGAGCTGTCGTTTATTACGTCCAACAAGTGGCTGAGCACGGGATTTGGGCTTCCGTTGCGGCGCTGGCTGCCGGCCCACCACACGCTGCTGGAATACGTCGATTTTGGCGACCTCTACGTGTTTCCCCAAACCAAAGCCTACCCGGCCATCCTGTCGGTGCGGCGCACGGCCCCGGCCGAAGGCAGCCACTTTCGGGCCGCCCTCATCCCCGCCCTGCCCCCGCCCGCCCTCGAAGCGCTGGTGGCCACCCACGCCCGGCAGGTGGCCCAAAGCTCGCTGCAAGAAACCGGCTGGACCCTATCGGACGCGCCCGGCCAATCGCGGCTTGATGCCCTGAAAGCCGCCGGCACGCCCTTGGGCGAATACGTAAACGGCCGGATGTATCGGGGCATCCTTACCGGCCTCAATCCGGCCTTTGTCATCACGGCCGACACCCGGGCGCGGCTGGTGGCCGAGGACGCCCGGTCGGCGGAGGTCATCAAGCCTTTCCTGGCGGGGCGCGATTTGAAGCGCTACCGGCAGCCGCAACACGAAAGCCACTTGATTTTGCTGCCCAGTGGCTGGACGCGGCAGCAATTGGGCTGGACCAAAAACAAGCGCGGCAGCTACAGCGTCCCGCCGGCGCAACCAAAATTTGCTACCCCCTGGGAAGCGCTGCTAGCCAGCTACCCAGCCATTGCCAGCTACCTGCTGCCTTTTGAAACGGCCGCCACCGCCCGCTCCGACAAGGGTAACTACTGGTGGGAATTGCGGGCTTGCGACTACTACAGTTTGTTTGCGGGCGACAAAATCATGTGGAAGGAAATTGCCACTTACCAGGAATTTACGCTGGATACGGGGGGGAATTACGCCAACAATAAAACCTTCTTCATTCCGGGCCACGACTTGTTTTTGCTGGGCGTACTCAATTCCGCTTCCGCCTTTTTCTTTTTGCAGCAAGTCACCACTAAGATGAAGGACAACGCAATGGCCATGCAGATTCCGCAGGTATCGCAGCTCCCCATCCCGCCCGCCACGGTCGAGGAGCAGGCCACCATTGCCGGCTGGGTGCAGCAGGTGCTAACGGCCAAAGCCGCCGACCCCGCCGCCGACACCGGGGCCCTGGAGCAGCGCATTGATGCGGAGGTAGCCCGGCTGTTTGGGGTGGAGTAG
- a CDS encoding transposase, which translates to MYLHPGQLHHLYNRGNNSEQVFYTPEHYHYFLRKVRAHLLPTGRLLAYCLMPKHFHLLFEPAGTDPRGELAKQGLGRVLGSYAQGLNQERHRTGSLFQKRTKAKPLETDPHGRYPLTCLHYLHQNPLRARLVAHLADWPYSSYRDYAGLRQGTLCPLDYGRQLLDLPPGPAFITESARQIPTEWATHLLY; encoded by the coding sequence ATGTACCTGCACCCTGGCCAGCTCCATCACCTCTACAACCGGGGCAATAACAGCGAGCAGGTTTTTTATACCCCCGAGCACTACCATTACTTTCTGCGCAAGGTACGGGCGCACCTGCTCCCAACTGGCCGGCTACTGGCGTACTGCCTGATGCCAAAACACTTTCACCTGCTTTTTGAACCCGCCGGAACCGACCCGCGCGGCGAGTTGGCAAAGCAGGGGCTGGGCCGGGTGCTGGGCTCCTATGCGCAGGGGCTCAACCAAGAGCGGCACCGCACCGGCTCCCTGTTCCAGAAGCGCACCAAAGCCAAGCCGCTCGAAACCGACCCGCACGGACGCTACCCCCTCACCTGCCTGCACTACCTGCACCAAAACCCGCTCCGGGCGCGGCTGGTCGCCCACCTCGCCGACTGGCCCTATTCGTCGTACCGCGACTACGCCGGCCTACGCCAAGGCACGCTCTGCCCCCTCGACTACGGCCGCCAGTTGCTGGACCTGCCCCCCGGCCCGGCATTCATTACCGAGTCGGCCCGGCAAATACCCACCGAGTGGGCCACGCACCTGCTGTATTGA
- a CDS encoding YncE family protein: MTQPLLSILLLGALAGAPAQQGPAPAYRVATTWPVGGEGGWDYISVDHAGGRVYASHATRVEVLDLASGRKVGTIPNTAGVHGIVVAQGRGYVSCGKTNTVVEFDPKTLAVTATVPTGTKPDALLYDEFSKRVFVFNNGATTATVLDAATGQPVGTAELGGAPEAGVSDGKGTVFVNLEDKSEIVAFDAKTLKEKHRWPLGPGEEPTGLALDRAHRRLFSVCANEKMVVLDADNGKVLATLPIGSGVDGVVFDEGRQVAVSSNGSGTVTVVHEDGPEKFSVAQTLATARGARTLVLDPATHRLYLPTADLGPAPAPTPAVPHPRLSTVPNTFRVLVLE; encoded by the coding sequence ATGACCCAACCGCTGCTGTCCATCCTCCTGCTGGGGGCCCTCGCCGGGGCCCCCGCCCAACAGGGCCCCGCGCCCGCCTACCGCGTGGCTACCACCTGGCCGGTGGGCGGCGAAGGGGGCTGGGACTACATTTCCGTGGACCACGCCGGCGGACGCGTCTACGCCTCGCACGCTACCCGGGTGGAAGTGCTCGACCTGGCCAGCGGCCGCAAGGTGGGCACCATCCCCAACACGGCGGGCGTGCACGGCATCGTGGTGGCGCAGGGGCGCGGCTACGTCAGTTGCGGCAAAACCAACACGGTGGTGGAATTTGACCCCAAAACCCTGGCCGTGACGGCCACCGTGCCCACCGGCACCAAGCCCGATGCGCTGCTCTACGACGAATTCTCGAAGCGGGTGTTCGTCTTCAACAACGGCGCCACCACGGCCACCGTGCTCGACGCCGCCACTGGCCAGCCCGTGGGCACCGCCGAGCTGGGCGGGGCCCCCGAAGCGGGCGTGAGCGACGGCAAAGGCACGGTGTTCGTCAACCTCGAAGATAAGAGCGAAATCGTGGCCTTCGACGCCAAAACGCTGAAGGAAAAGCACCGCTGGCCGCTGGGCCCCGGCGAAGAGCCTACCGGCCTGGCCCTCGACCGCGCCCACCGCCGCCTGTTTAGCGTGTGCGCCAACGAAAAAATGGTGGTGCTCGACGCCGACAACGGCAAAGTGCTGGCCACCCTGCCCATCGGCAGCGGCGTAGACGGTGTGGTGTTCGACGAAGGCCGACAGGTGGCGGTCAGCTCCAACGGCAGCGGCACCGTAACGGTGGTGCACGAAGACGGCCCCGAGAAATTCAGCGTGGCCCAAACGCTGGCCACTGCGCGCGGGGCCCGCACCCTCGTCCTCGATCCGGCCACCCACCGCCTCTACCTGCCCACCGCCGACCTGGGCCCCGCCCCGGCCCCCACGCCCGCCGTGCCCCACCCGCGCCTGAGCACCGTGCCCAACACTTTCCGCGTGCTGGTGCTGGAGTAG
- a CDS encoding metal-dependent hydrolase family protein codes for MCYRLLLFCLLPWLAQAQTPPAATLLHPAAVFDGQDLHPGWAVLVENGKITAAGPAAQLTAPAGARTLELPGLTLLPGLIEGHSHLLLHPYNETSWDDQVLKEPLALRVARATVHAQRTLLAGFTTTRDLGTEGAGYADVGLKQAIDEGIIPGPRLLVATRALVATGSYGPHLAAVDDLPQGAQEADGVDGIIRAVREQIGRGADVVKVYADYRWGPGGTAAPTFSQEELTLIVQTARSTGRGVVAHASTAEGMRRAVLAGVETIEHGDAGTPEVFRLMKQRGVALCPTVAATDATSQYKGWKKGQGPTPERVLAKHRAVQAALQAGVTLVMGGDVGVFPHGDNARELELLVNDYGLAPLQVLRAATAGNAQVFHLADRGRIAPGLLADLVAVAGDPTRQVEALRQVRLVMKGGVLYRQP; via the coding sequence ATGTGCTACCGTTTGCTACTCTTTTGCCTGTTGCCCTGGCTGGCCCAGGCCCAAACGCCACCCGCCGCCACGCTGCTGCACCCCGCCGCCGTGTTCGACGGCCAGGACCTGCACCCGGGCTGGGCCGTGCTGGTGGAGAACGGTAAAATCACGGCCGCGGGCCCCGCCGCGCAACTCACCGCCCCGGCTGGCGCGCGTACCCTGGAGCTGCCCGGCCTCACGCTGCTGCCGGGCCTCATCGAGGGGCACTCGCACCTGCTGCTGCACCCCTACAACGAAACCTCCTGGGACGACCAGGTGCTGAAGGAGCCGCTGGCCCTGCGCGTGGCCCGCGCCACCGTGCACGCCCAGCGCACGCTGCTGGCCGGCTTCACCACCACCCGCGACCTGGGCACGGAGGGCGCGGGCTACGCCGACGTGGGCCTCAAGCAGGCCATTGATGAAGGCATTATCCCGGGGCCCCGGCTGCTGGTGGCTACGCGGGCCTTGGTGGCCACCGGCAGCTACGGCCCTCACTTGGCCGCCGTGGACGACCTGCCCCAGGGGGCCCAGGAGGCTGACGGCGTGGACGGCATCATCCGGGCGGTGCGCGAGCAGATTGGCCGCGGGGCCGACGTGGTGAAGGTGTACGCCGACTACCGCTGGGGCCCCGGCGGCACGGCCGCGCCCACGTTTTCGCAGGAAGAACTGACGCTGATTGTGCAAACCGCCCGCTCGACGGGCCGCGGCGTGGTGGCCCACGCCAGCACCGCCGAGGGGATGCGCCGCGCCGTGCTGGCGGGCGTCGAAACCATCGAGCACGGCGATGCCGGCACGCCCGAAGTGTTCCGCCTGATGAAGCAGCGCGGCGTGGCCCTGTGCCCCACCGTGGCCGCCACCGACGCCACTTCGCAGTACAAGGGCTGGAAAAAAGGCCAGGGCCCCACGCCCGAGCGGGTGCTGGCCAAGCACCGCGCCGTGCAGGCGGCGCTGCAAGCCGGCGTGACGCTGGTAATGGGCGGCGACGTGGGCGTGTTTCCGCACGGCGACAATGCCCGCGAACTGGAACTGCTGGTGAACGACTACGGCCTGGCCCCGCTGCAAGTGCTGCGTGCCGCTACCGCCGGCAACGCCCAGGTTTTCCACCTCGCCGACCGCGGCCGCATCGCCCCCGGCCTGCTCGCCGACCTCGTGGCCGTGGCCGGCGACCCCACCCGGCAAGTAGAAGCCCTGCGCCAAGTGCGCCTCGTGATGAAGGGCGGCGTGCTCTACCGACAGCCGTAA
- a CDS encoding DsrE family protein produces the protein MKSSARYPALGAAFMLALLGTPARAQTPATTPATATTPAPATPPATPPATPPATPPATPPATPPASAPAPVLGAPNAAAATQAARFHGAPARKAHYRAIYQLNSNDPKIIGRTLQALQAALSDPRLKGKLELELIVFSGGTTALRKNQPYEADVLALQQAGVILAQCENSMKAQNLTPADMLPYISIVPTANGELIIRQAEGWALVHL, from the coding sequence ATGAAGTCATCCGCTCGTTACCCGGCGCTGGGCGCCGCTTTTATGCTGGCGCTGCTGGGCACGCCGGCGCGTGCGCAAACCCCGGCCACAACTCCGGCCACAGCCACGACCCCCGCGCCAGCCACTCCCCCGGCCACTCCCCCGGCCACTCCCCCGGCCACTCCCCCGGCCACTCCCCCGGCCACGCCACCCGCCAGCGCACCAGCCCCGGTGCTGGGGGCCCCCAACGCCGCCGCCGCTACCCAGGCAGCCCGGTTTCACGGGGCCCCGGCCCGCAAGGCGCACTACCGCGCCATTTACCAGCTCAACAGCAACGACCCCAAGATTATTGGCAGAACGCTACAGGCCCTGCAGGCCGCCCTGTCAGACCCGCGCCTGAAGGGCAAGCTGGAGCTGGAGCTGATTGTATTCAGCGGCGGCACCACGGCCCTGCGTAAGAACCAGCCCTACGAGGCCGATGTGCTAGCCTTGCAGCAGGCCGGCGTTATCCTGGCGCAATGCGAAAATTCGATGAAGGCCCAGAACCTCACCCCGGCCGATATGCTGCCCTATATCTCGATTGTGCCCACTGCCAACGGCGAGCTGATTATCCGGCAGGCTGAGGGCTGGGCCCTAGTGCACTTGTAG
- a CDS encoding phosphatase PAP2 family protein: MQFFPPIIRKQGLRTGAATLVFLALITGTGPAAQAQVLPPAAPVPALADTIHKYENPSGVSSAVRKPFFQRKLVRASIVPAILIGYGAYTFNGGGFYTNQDANRDIHRLFPTYRTHLDNYLQFAPYLELGAVVLAGVASRNDRTNLGLVVLKSELIMLTGVYVVKTLSHEERPDGSDNLSFPSGHTAQAFLAASIVHTELRDQSPWYGIGAYTIATGVGVLRMVNTKHWQSDVVAGAGFGILSAHLAYLTHRNRWGRKAIGRDVGLVPSYYGGAPGLCLTWRPR, from the coding sequence ATGCAATTTTTTCCTCCTATCATTCGCAAGCAGGGGCTACGCACGGGCGCCGCCACGCTGGTTTTTTTGGCTTTAATTACCGGGACGGGCCCCGCCGCGCAGGCCCAAGTATTGCCCCCAGCGGCCCCGGTTCCGGCACTGGCCGACACCATACACAAGTACGAAAATCCCAGCGGCGTATCCTCGGCGGTACGGAAGCCGTTTTTCCAGCGCAAGCTGGTGCGCGCCAGCATCGTGCCGGCCATTCTGATTGGCTACGGGGCGTACACCTTCAACGGGGGGGGCTTCTACACCAACCAGGACGCCAACCGCGACATCCACCGCCTGTTTCCCACCTACCGCACCCACCTGGACAACTACCTGCAATTCGCGCCCTACCTGGAGCTGGGAGCTGTGGTGCTGGCCGGCGTTGCCTCGCGCAACGACCGCACAAACCTGGGGTTGGTCGTTCTCAAAAGCGAGCTGATAATGCTCACGGGCGTGTACGTGGTCAAGACCCTGAGCCACGAGGAGCGGCCCGACGGCTCGGATAACCTCTCGTTTCCGTCGGGGCACACGGCGCAGGCGTTTCTGGCGGCCAGCATCGTGCACACCGAGCTGCGCGACCAAAGCCCGTGGTACGGCATCGGGGCCTACACCATCGCCACCGGCGTGGGGGTGCTGCGCATGGTCAACACCAAGCACTGGCAGAGCGACGTGGTGGCCGGGGCGGGGTTCGGGATCCTCTCGGCCCACCTGGCCTACCTGACGCACCGCAACCGCTGGGGCCGCAAGGCCATCGGGCGCGACGTGGGCCTGGTGCCCAGCTACTACGGCGGCGCGCCCGGCCTGTGCCTCACCTGGCGCCCCAGGTAG
- a CDS encoding helix-turn-helix domain-containing protein, with the protein MARRAAYSSSPLAVLRRHFGLPQDTLAAFLRVAPAQLSRLEAGHRTLSAAVVERLLPLLQTLPDPAAPPAAAEADDPAAHLAPPDAAPLATRLAQCQHQARQLRRELAAITTKLETARRWQQALPPLLATAADAPARAWLLRRREQAAADLDGETAARYHLLRLRAGALEAEAAGLAALLSG; encoded by the coding sequence ATGGCCCGTCGCGCCGCTTACTCGTCTTCGCCGCTGGCCGTGCTGCGCCGCCACTTCGGGCTTCCGCAAGACACGCTGGCCGCCTTCCTGCGCGTGGCTCCGGCGCAGCTCAGCCGCCTCGAAGCGGGCCACCGCACCCTCAGCGCGGCCGTGGTTGAGCGCCTGCTGCCCCTGCTGCAAACCCTGCCCGACCCCGCCGCGCCCCCCGCCGCCGCAGAAGCCGACGACCCCGCCGCTCACCTGGCCCCGCCCGACGCGGCCCCGCTGGCCACCCGCCTGGCCCAGTGCCAGCACCAGGCCCGCCAGCTGCGCCGCGAGCTAGCGGCCATTACCACCAAACTGGAAACCGCCCGCCGCTGGCAGCAGGCCCTGCCCCCCTTGCTGGCCACGGCCGCCGACGCGCCCGCCCGCGCTTGGCTGCTGCGCCGGCGGGAGCAGGCCGCCGCCGACCTCGACGGCGAAACCGCCGCCCGCTACCACCTGCTGCGCCTGCGCGCCGGGGCCCTCGAAGCCGAAGCAGCAGGGCTGGCCGCGCTGCTGAGCGGCTGA